In Rhodothermus bifroesti, a single genomic region encodes these proteins:
- a CDS encoding MotA/TolQ/ExbB proton channel family protein, protein MMLVLLQTVALPSEAPPSSTSFLDILMQGGWVMIPIALLSLLTVYLIVERWITVQKAKINPQQIMDRVRSYVEAGDVRGALAYCEAQDKPITRILRHGLERLGRPIAEIRDAVEAAGKYEAFELEKRMDVLASIAGIAPMLGFLGTVTGMIEAFQQIQNLQGNVNPSVLAGGIWEALLTTAFGLIVGILALFGHNVLLTRINRLVNDMERSATDFIDLLQEPVPHPRRHPETLL, encoded by the coding sequence ATGATGCTGGTCTTGTTGCAGACGGTTGCTTTGCCCTCTGAGGCCCCACCCTCTAGCACTTCTTTTCTAGACATCCTGATGCAGGGCGGATGGGTTATGATTCCTATAGCCCTGCTTTCCCTACTAACGGTCTACTTGATCGTAGAGCGTTGGATTACGGTCCAAAAAGCCAAAATCAACCCCCAGCAGATTATGGACCGCGTGCGCAGCTACGTTGAAGCCGGCGACGTGCGCGGCGCCTTAGCTTATTGTGAAGCCCAGGACAAACCCATCACCCGCATCCTCCGGCACGGCCTAGAGCGCCTGGGACGGCCAATCGCAGAAATTCGGGACGCTGTCGAGGCCGCTGGCAAATACGAAGCCTTCGAGCTAGAAAAACGCATGGACGTGCTCGCCAGCATCGCTGGCATTGCTCCTATGCTGGGCTTTCTAGGAACAGTAACCGGCATGATCGAAGCATTTCAGCAAATCCAAAACCTTCAGGGCAACGTAAACCCCAGTGTGCTAGCCGGGGGCATCTGGGAAGCCTTGCTGACCACAGCTTTTGGTTTGATTGTAGGCATTTTGGCACTTTTTGGTCATAACGTGCTGCTGACACGAATTAACCGACTGGTCAACGACATGGAACGCTCGGCCACTGACTTTATTGATCTGCTTCAGGAGCCCGTACCGCATCCCCGTCGCCATCCGGAAACCTTGCTTTAA
- a CDS encoding carbon-nitrogen hydrolase, with the protein MADTLTVGLVQMRCSEDPEQNLQRAIEGIREAAQQGAQIVCLPELFRTPYFCKHEDPGYFQLAEPVPGPTTERLAQLAMALNVTILASLFEKRTDGLYHNTLAVLDPRRGYLGKYRKMHIPHDPLFEEKFYFTPGDLGFRTFDTAGVRIGTLICWDQWFPEAARLTALQGAQVLFYPTAIGWLPEEEATEGAAQHEAWELVQRAHAITNGCYVVAVNRTGFEPAPPGAPSRGIRFWGQSFVAAPDGTVLARAPIDEEAVLVVALDLRRLDEVRTIWPFFRDRRIDAYGDLSRRFLDDTP; encoded by the coding sequence ATGGCCGATACCCTGACAGTTGGTCTGGTGCAAATGCGCTGCAGCGAAGATCCAGAGCAAAACCTGCAGCGCGCTATCGAAGGCATTCGCGAGGCAGCCCAGCAAGGCGCGCAAATCGTTTGCCTACCCGAGCTTTTTCGCACGCCCTATTTCTGCAAGCACGAAGACCCAGGTTATTTTCAGCTCGCCGAGCCGGTACCCGGACCAACCACCGAGCGTTTGGCGCAGCTGGCCATGGCACTTAACGTAACCATCTTGGCAAGCCTATTTGAAAAGCGCACCGATGGCCTCTACCATAACACCCTTGCTGTGCTTGATCCAAGGCGGGGATACTTGGGCAAATACCGCAAAATGCACATTCCGCACGACCCGCTCTTTGAGGAAAAATTTTACTTCACGCCAGGCGATTTAGGCTTCCGAACGTTCGACACTGCTGGAGTGCGCATTGGAACGCTCATTTGCTGGGATCAATGGTTTCCGGAAGCTGCACGCCTAACGGCCCTTCAGGGAGCCCAGGTGCTTTTCTACCCTACAGCCATTGGCTGGCTTCCAGAAGAAGAAGCCACCGAAGGGGCTGCGCAGCATGAAGCCTGGGAACTGGTGCAACGTGCACATGCCATCACCAACGGCTGCTATGTGGTGGCCGTCAACCGAACGGGCTTTGAGCCTGCTCCCCCTGGGGCCCCTTCACGGGGCATTCGGTTTTGGGGCCAAAGCTTTGTAGCCGCACCAGACGGTACCGTACTGGCACGCGCCCCCATCGATGAGGAGGCTGTTTTGGTGGTAGCGCTGGACTTACGGCGCCTGGACGAAGTGCGCACGATTTGGCCGTTTTTCCGCGATCGCCGTATCGATGCCTATGGAGACCTTAGCCGACGTTTTCTGGACGACACCCCCTAA
- a CDS encoding SPOR domain-containing protein, with protein sequence MPEPLIVALAQRLACSPEEAEAALYQLVARWQQQLQQTGQVVIPGLGGFYQTAQGLRFEPAGALAQAVNYRFAGLESVTIEPAEEQAYRKTEVVPPEVPEETALAEDIEVTTPEVFPPSEALLQTPEPESTAVSSNLEDTLTPPATEPPQPIPEAVKPATAHRPVETSPPPRPPRIHLHEERTRKLPLWIPAALVVVILGAIGVWWLLSMRPTAPVSSPPIASPPASTAMPAETTAVATTPQADTVQPSPTPPEAPTRGNYALVVGSTTNRAVAEQMAEQFRQRLAGQGLAIEIVTAPANGTTRYRIAVGQYPSAEEALAAKERLGDLVPADAWVLRLSTN encoded by the coding sequence ATGCCTGAACCGCTGATTGTCGCCTTGGCCCAGCGCTTGGCCTGCTCTCCGGAAGAAGCCGAAGCGGCTCTCTACCAGCTTGTTGCCCGCTGGCAACAGCAATTGCAGCAAACTGGCCAAGTTGTCATTCCAGGTTTAGGGGGTTTTTACCAGACCGCCCAAGGCCTACGCTTTGAACCTGCGGGAGCTTTAGCCCAAGCCGTTAACTATCGTTTTGCTGGACTGGAGTCCGTGACCATTGAGCCAGCAGAAGAGCAAGCCTACCGCAAAACAGAGGTTGTTCCTCCCGAGGTACCTGAAGAAACAGCGCTGGCCGAAGACATCGAGGTCACTACACCAGAGGTTTTCCCACCTTCGGAGGCGCTCCTGCAAACGCCAGAACCCGAGTCGACAGCGGTATCCTCAAACCTGGAAGACACGCTGACCCCGCCTGCAACCGAACCCCCTCAGCCCATTCCGGAAGCGGTAAAACCTGCCACTGCGCATCGCCCGGTGGAAACGTCGCCCCCGCCACGCCCACCGCGCATCCACCTCCACGAAGAACGCACACGCAAACTGCCCTTATGGATTCCAGCAGCACTTGTTGTCGTGATCTTAGGAGCCATTGGCGTTTGGTGGCTTCTTTCGATGCGCCCTACCGCTCCCGTTAGCTCACCCCCCATAGCTTCCCCACCGGCAAGTACTGCGATGCCTGCCGAAACCACGGCTGTTGCCACTACCCCACAAGCCGACACAGTCCAGCCCTCACCAACCCCGCCTGAGGCACCAACGCGTGGTAACTATGCCCTGGTTGTTGGTTCTACAACCAATCGGGCAGTAGCAGAACAAATGGCTGAGCAATTTCGCCAGCGCCTTGCGGGACAAGGCTTGGCGATTGAAATCGTTACAGCTCCAGCAAACGGAACCACACGCTACCGCATTGCGGTTGGACAATACCCGTCGGCCGAAGAGGCCCTCGCAGCCAAAGAGCGCTTGGGCGACTTGGTCCCTGCCGATGCCTGGGTTTTGCGACTTTCCACCAATTAA
- a CDS encoding TonB-dependent receptor, which translates to MRPLVVLGYLLLGSGSLTLSAWAQVTDTAQVVLPDLAPREIEIRGTLEISFPSLQRQPLVGFNPPPLVPQVSPDRQPYIEPYSEAARLAGPVSLQRPVPPAIATIGSGRPARGLFEGALGRYVTRSFNGYLEQSFSNGLMPYGAVRYTGSNGFVPFADRPEIETPYDLLNVQAGLAYSGPVHAGLEVGGFAHTYRLYGLVETLPFDAPQREGTGAYAQLWLGPSAQDDVEGGLELRLSSSRYRTTYPEGFFSPAAETYRRLERRLDAQGQLALPLTAGTLHLDAQGHLAGIDPSGFLESDVWSLSGGASLALPLGSTLQLSIGGRVLVLEATPTRTRATYVSPVLAVDVSLTPRSRLYVRQQPHLIPYRLDELLREMPILDDSVLPQPALHTVDLEAGSEVFFRAVRLRAAGGFRASPFERYAVLSRRLVGTELRYLTQLGYAQQRRYYAQGEIAMTLPGSLQGSLRLTYQQVRLPEVDRPVPYEPSWRGQLLLAYPLPKQRGLVQLTGSYEGLRYADLSQTQRVSPYLDIDLQATYQLTPAIGFIGSLENLTPGTYRSRWLGYPEPHVLLSAGMRIRW; encoded by the coding sequence ATGCGCCCTCTTGTCGTTTTGGGATATCTGCTCTTAGGAAGCGGATCGCTGACACTTTCAGCCTGGGCCCAAGTGACCGATACCGCCCAGGTCGTCTTGCCCGATCTGGCACCCCGCGAAATAGAGATTCGAGGCACGCTAGAGATTTCCTTTCCCTCTCTGCAGCGCCAGCCACTTGTGGGGTTTAATCCACCACCGCTGGTACCTCAAGTCTCTCCAGACCGACAGCCTTATATTGAACCCTACTCTGAGGCGGCACGGCTTGCAGGCCCTGTTTCACTCCAGCGCCCAGTACCGCCTGCCATTGCGACCATAGGCAGCGGTCGCCCTGCCCGGGGCCTTTTTGAAGGCGCACTGGGGCGCTACGTAACCCGCAGCTTTAACGGATACCTAGAGCAATCTTTTTCCAACGGGCTAATGCCTTACGGAGCGGTGCGCTACACCGGCAGCAATGGTTTTGTACCTTTTGCTGACCGCCCCGAAATCGAAACCCCCTACGACTTGCTCAACGTCCAAGCTGGGCTCGCCTATAGCGGCCCGGTGCATGCGGGTCTAGAAGTAGGTGGCTTTGCGCACACCTATCGCCTCTACGGCCTAGTAGAAACACTGCCGTTCGATGCCCCCCAACGCGAAGGTACAGGCGCATATGCCCAGCTATGGCTTGGTCCTTCGGCGCAGGACGATGTAGAAGGCGGCCTGGAGCTGCGCTTGAGTAGCAGCCGCTACCGCACCACCTATCCAGAAGGATTCTTCAGTCCAGCAGCCGAAACCTATCGGCGCTTAGAGCGCCGACTGGACGCCCAAGGCCAGCTGGCTTTACCGCTCACTGCAGGCACGCTTCATTTGGATGCTCAAGGACACCTGGCCGGCATAGATCCTTCTGGCTTTTTGGAGTCGGACGTGTGGTCGCTCTCTGGTGGGGCTTCGCTTGCGCTGCCTCTCGGAAGCACACTCCAGCTTAGCATAGGCGGCCGTGTATTGGTCCTTGAGGCAACCCCTACCCGCACGCGCGCTACGTACGTCTCGCCAGTCTTAGCAGTGGACGTCTCGCTCACCCCACGTAGCCGCCTGTACGTACGCCAGCAACCCCACCTTATACCCTACCGGCTCGATGAACTGCTGCGCGAAATGCCCATTCTTGACGACAGCGTGCTACCTCAACCCGCACTACACACGGTTGATCTCGAAGCCGGTAGTGAAGTGTTCTTCAGGGCTGTACGTTTGCGCGCCGCCGGTGGTTTTAGAGCATCTCCGTTTGAACGCTATGCGGTCCTGTCCCGACGTCTGGTGGGCACAGAACTCCGTTACCTTACCCAGCTCGGGTATGCCCAACAACGCCGCTACTATGCCCAGGGCGAAATTGCAATGACGCTGCCCGGTAGCCTGCAGGGAAGTTTGCGTCTAACGTACCAGCAGGTGCGTTTACCAGAAGTGGATCGCCCTGTACCGTACGAACCTTCCTGGCGAGGTCAACTCCTTTTGGCTTATCCCTTGCCAAAACAACGGGGCTTGGTCCAACTCACCGGTAGCTACGAAGGCCTGCGCTATGCTGACCTAAGCCAAACCCAGCGTGTTTCCCCGTACTTAGATATCGACCTGCAAGCAACCTACCAGCTTACTCCTGCTATCGGCTTCATAGGTTCCTTGGAGAATCTGACGCCTGGCACTTACCGCAGTCGCTGGTTAGGCTATCCAGAGCCCCACGTATTGCTTAGTGCCGGCATGCGGATTCGCTGGTAG
- a CDS encoding tetratricopeptide repeat protein, with product MHRQFDMGMRRFFLRSQALTTQGVMRRWYLLFVLFFSPSLWAQPKPSTAELAFSQALMLHQDGFYGQSALAFARYRQAYPTDSRAAEALFYEAEARLALGQTEEAAALLNLFAARYPNHPLTYEAQLALGKYFYDTGAYEEARQAFSQALRAGVPEALAARALFWMAESAQRLGRPSEAVGHYRRLADTYRTSPWAPRALLAMAYTQVEMGNYAEAARTFELLAARYPDAPEAQHVGLALAQVYYELGDYRRVVSEVERQLPNLKGNDLEQAWLLLAESYNQLRNSENAIVYYRRVLERQNSPYYRRALYGLAWNYYHQGVYQWAADHFQQVRESGHDSLAMRATYYEAVSRKRAQDLPQALALFETFVREWPSSPLAPYAQYEQAMLHYEMRRWEEAHQAFDRFVRTYPNHALLGDALRMRGYTEIALGRFDAAFNSFDRAVALQAASPRLRAEIAFQQAWLRYRQGQYAAASEAFWNLYQQDPRGEKASDALFWAAESFYQLGRLDRAETLFREYLRSFPNGQHVEAAHYALGWVYFRQERYEAAAQAFQRFLQVYRRGDEPVPYRLDALLRLADSYYALKRYPEAIRYYRQAASEGEDYALYQIGQAYYNAGNAEEALRTFNQLLTEYPDSPWREEALYQIGYIHFLNQRYDAAIAAYRRLIESAPNDPLAAKAQYGIGDALFNAGRMEAAVNAYKQVLERYPQSPFVGDAAMSIHFALLATGNEARAAALIDSFATAYPNAPVVEELRFRQAEALYRSGRTQEALRRLEAFVQGTYSPNLMGEALYYLATLQSEQEQYAAAERNLQRLLSAYAEHRRVPDALALLGNIYLKQERYEPALQAFRRLEALAPARSGLQLQALYGQSLALLELGRLAEARQRLEQAQALAPTGNAPPLLQLGLARLAEAEGRLEEAATLYRNVASRAQDETGAEALYRLGALLLRRGNPQQAIEELSRLPTLFPAYSEWLARGYLTQARAFVALGRRGDAARLYDLVLAEFPNTSFAQTAAQEKAAL from the coding sequence ATGCACAGACAATTTGATATGGGCATGCGACGTTTTTTCTTGCGATCCCAAGCGCTTACAACCCAAGGCGTCATGCGGCGATGGTATTTACTGTTTGTCCTATTTTTTAGCCCATCCCTTTGGGCGCAACCAAAGCCGTCGACAGCTGAGCTGGCGTTTTCACAAGCGCTGATGCTGCATCAAGACGGCTTTTACGGCCAGTCGGCCCTAGCGTTTGCGCGCTATCGCCAGGCCTACCCTACCGATAGCCGAGCAGCTGAAGCTCTTTTCTACGAAGCTGAAGCGCGCCTGGCCCTAGGCCAAACCGAAGAAGCTGCTGCCTTGCTGAACCTGTTTGCAGCACGCTACCCTAATCATCCCCTTACCTATGAAGCCCAGCTGGCGCTAGGGAAGTATTTTTATGATACCGGTGCCTATGAAGAGGCACGGCAGGCCTTTAGCCAAGCGTTGCGCGCAGGCGTGCCCGAAGCATTGGCCGCACGCGCCTTGTTCTGGATGGCGGAATCGGCTCAGCGCTTAGGACGCCCCAGCGAAGCCGTTGGACACTACCGCCGCCTGGCCGATACCTACCGCACCTCACCGTGGGCGCCACGCGCGCTGCTGGCTATGGCCTACACGCAGGTGGAAATGGGCAACTACGCTGAAGCAGCACGTACGTTTGAGCTGCTGGCCGCCCGCTATCCCGACGCGCCTGAAGCCCAACACGTCGGCTTGGCCTTGGCACAAGTCTACTATGAACTGGGTGACTACCGTCGCGTCGTCTCGGAAGTCGAGCGCCAATTGCCTAACCTCAAGGGCAACGACCTAGAACAAGCATGGCTGCTTTTGGCAGAATCCTATAACCAGCTGCGCAATAGCGAAAACGCTATAGTCTATTACCGCCGCGTGCTGGAACGCCAAAATAGCCCCTACTACCGACGCGCACTCTACGGCCTAGCCTGGAATTACTATCACCAGGGGGTCTACCAATGGGCTGCCGATCACTTCCAGCAAGTCCGTGAATCCGGGCACGACTCGCTGGCCATGCGCGCTACCTACTACGAAGCCGTCAGCCGCAAACGTGCTCAAGACCTCCCACAGGCATTGGCTTTGTTTGAAACGTTCGTGCGCGAGTGGCCCTCAAGTCCCTTGGCGCCTTATGCCCAATACGAACAGGCCATGCTGCACTATGAAATGCGGCGCTGGGAAGAGGCACATCAAGCCTTCGACCGGTTTGTCCGGACCTACCCTAACCATGCCCTGCTTGGCGATGCGTTGCGCATGCGCGGCTACACCGAAATTGCTCTGGGACGCTTCGACGCTGCCTTCAACAGCTTTGACCGGGCTGTCGCGCTCCAGGCAGCTTCCCCGCGCCTACGGGCCGAAATCGCCTTCCAACAAGCTTGGCTGCGCTACCGCCAAGGACAATACGCCGCAGCCAGCGAGGCATTCTGGAACCTGTACCAGCAAGACCCGCGAGGCGAAAAAGCTAGCGATGCTCTGTTTTGGGCTGCCGAAAGCTTCTACCAATTAGGACGTCTGGATCGGGCAGAGACGCTCTTTCGCGAGTACCTGCGCAGTTTTCCCAACGGCCAACATGTGGAAGCCGCCCATTACGCGCTAGGCTGGGTTTATTTCCGACAAGAACGCTATGAAGCAGCCGCACAAGCCTTCCAACGCTTCCTGCAGGTGTACCGCCGAGGCGATGAGCCTGTCCCTTATCGACTCGATGCCTTGCTGCGCTTGGCCGACAGCTACTATGCGCTCAAGCGTTATCCCGAAGCAATTCGCTATTACCGCCAGGCCGCATCCGAAGGCGAAGATTACGCACTTTATCAGATTGGTCAAGCCTACTATAATGCCGGTAATGCTGAAGAAGCCTTGCGTACGTTTAATCAATTGCTTACGGAGTACCCCGACAGTCCCTGGCGGGAAGAAGCCCTCTACCAAATTGGGTATATTCACTTTCTGAACCAGCGCTATGATGCTGCCATCGCTGCTTATCGACGGCTGATTGAATCAGCACCTAACGATCCGCTGGCTGCCAAAGCCCAGTATGGTATCGGCGACGCGCTGTTCAATGCCGGTCGCATGGAGGCTGCAGTGAATGCCTACAAACAGGTGCTGGAACGTTATCCCCAAAGCCCGTTTGTAGGCGACGCGGCCATGAGCATCCACTTTGCCCTGCTGGCCACTGGCAACGAAGCCCGCGCAGCCGCCTTGATCGACTCCTTTGCTACAGCCTATCCGAATGCTCCTGTAGTGGAGGAGCTGCGTTTCCGGCAAGCGGAAGCCCTCTACCGCAGCGGCCGTACGCAGGAAGCCTTGCGGCGCTTGGAAGCCTTTGTTCAAGGCACCTATTCTCCTAACCTGATGGGGGAAGCCCTGTATTACTTGGCTACGTTACAAAGCGAACAGGAACAATACGCTGCCGCGGAACGCAACCTGCAACGCTTACTCAGTGCCTATGCCGAACATCGCCGCGTACCCGACGCCCTGGCATTGCTGGGAAATATTTACTTAAAGCAGGAACGCTACGAACCTGCTTTACAAGCTTTCCGTCGCCTAGAAGCACTCGCGCCAGCCCGCTCTGGGCTGCAGCTGCAGGCGCTTTACGGTCAAAGCCTTGCCTTACTTGAACTGGGACGCCTAGCCGAGGCCCGGCAGCGCTTGGAACAAGCCCAGGCCTTGGCCCCAACCGGCAACGCGCCACCCCTGCTGCAATTGGGACTGGCAAGACTGGCCGAAGCAGAAGGGCGGCTAGAGGAAGCCGCTACGCTATACCGTAACGTGGCTAGCCGCGCTCAGGACGAAACCGGGGCCGAAGCGCTCTATCGGCTCGGCGCTCTTTTGCTACGGCGCGGCAACCCGCAGCAGGCTATCGAAGAACTTAGCCGCCTGCCTACGCTTTTTCCAGCCTATTCAGAGTGGCTCGCACGCGGCTACTTGACCCAGGCCCGTGCATTTGTGGCTTTGGGTCGACGCGGCGATGCCGCACGGCTCTACGATCTGGTATTGGCCGAATTTCCTAATACTTCCTTTGCCCAAACAGCTGCCCAAGAAAAAGCTGCCCTTTAA
- a CDS encoding agmatine deiminase family protein: MPAEWAPHQATWLSWPHNRDTWPEELACVERTMAQVVRLLSQHEAVYINVNDAAHEQHVRQVLDAAGVSGTVRFFHIPTDDAWIRDHGAIFVTHTQTRSLAATVWGFNSWGGKYPWARDAQVARRMAQILGVPAFDGEMILEGGSIDTNGAGLLLTTEQCLLHSNRNPQYSREAIEARLKAFLGVAQVLWLGQGLVGDDTDGHVDDLARFVAEDAVVIAVETDPRDPNYDILQENLERLKAARLPDGRPLQVIPLPMPEPLEIAGERVPATYANFYIANQLVLMPAYGCRQDALAEAVLARCFPGRTVIPIDCRAIIRGLGALHCLTQQVPAS, from the coding sequence ATGCCTGCCGAATGGGCTCCCCACCAGGCCACGTGGCTATCGTGGCCACATAACCGCGATACCTGGCCCGAGGAGCTCGCGTGCGTTGAGCGTACAATGGCTCAAGTGGTACGCTTACTAAGCCAGCATGAAGCTGTTTACATCAATGTCAACGATGCTGCGCACGAGCAGCACGTTCGTCAGGTGCTCGATGCAGCAGGCGTTTCTGGAACAGTGCGCTTTTTCCACATCCCCACAGATGACGCCTGGATTCGAGACCATGGTGCTATCTTTGTCACCCATACTCAAACGCGTAGCCTGGCTGCTACCGTCTGGGGATTTAACAGTTGGGGAGGTAAATACCCTTGGGCACGCGACGCGCAGGTGGCTCGTCGCATGGCACAGATACTTGGCGTACCTGCCTTCGACGGGGAAATGATCCTCGAGGGGGGCTCGATCGACACCAATGGGGCTGGTCTGCTGCTGACTACCGAGCAGTGTCTATTGCATTCAAACCGGAATCCTCAATACTCTCGAGAAGCCATCGAAGCGCGCCTTAAGGCTTTTTTGGGCGTTGCACAGGTGTTGTGGCTAGGCCAAGGCTTGGTCGGGGATGACACCGATGGACACGTAGACGACTTGGCCCGTTTTGTAGCCGAAGATGCGGTGGTGATCGCCGTTGAAACCGACCCCCGTGATCCGAACTACGATATCCTCCAGGAAAATCTCGAACGGCTCAAAGCCGCACGTCTACCGGATGGCCGTCCGCTGCAGGTAATCCCCCTACCTATGCCAGAGCCGCTGGAGATTGCCGGCGAGCGCGTCCCAGCCACGTATGCGAATTTTTATATTGCCAATCAGCTCGTGCTAATGCCTGCCTATGGCTGCAGGCAAGATGCCTTGGCTGAAGCGGTGCTGGCTCGTTGCTTTCCAGGGCGAACGGTCATTCCTATCGATTGCCGCGCCATCATCCGTGGTTTAGGTGCTCTGCACTGCCTTACGCAACAGGTCCCAGCTTCATAA
- a CDS encoding ExbD/TolR family protein — MPLNFSTARKPIMTFALAGLADIVLLLLIFFLLTSSFVPQFGIRVNLPRVEAGAPTQAQYVTVVLTEDGRFYVEQQQVGREDLLNVLRNVKGERTTLVLRADRRATVEQFAYVASTARALGMTVLMATERPDVSPLR; from the coding sequence ATGCCGCTGAACTTCTCCACAGCCCGCAAGCCAATTATGACGTTTGCCCTCGCCGGGCTGGCCGACATCGTGCTTTTGCTACTGATTTTTTTCCTGTTGACCTCCAGCTTCGTGCCCCAGTTTGGCATTCGCGTTAACCTACCCCGGGTTGAAGCTGGTGCGCCCACGCAGGCCCAGTACGTAACGGTGGTGCTGACTGAAGACGGCCGTTTTTACGTAGAGCAGCAGCAGGTTGGCCGCGAAGACCTATTGAACGTGCTACGTAACGTAAAAGGGGAACGCACAACGCTTGTGCTGCGTGCCGACCGCCGAGCAACCGTTGAGCAATTCGCCTACGTGGCCAGCACTGCCCGCGCGCTAGGCATGACTGTATTGATGGCTACCGAACGCCCCGACGTGAGCCCACTTCGCTAA
- the folB gene encoding dihydroneopterin aldolase has product MHPEATRALEPIPVASGQSRGIVRLVNAVFYAHHGITQEEHRIGGRYEVDVAMELNVEAAAQTDDLSQTVDYEGVYRLVHALVTGNKFYLIERLAYQIAQHILEAYPIVEAIAVTVRKPNPPVGGACDQAEVVYMSRR; this is encoded by the coding sequence ATGCACCCCGAAGCCACGCGTGCACTTGAGCCCATCCCCGTCGCATCAGGGCAGTCTCGGGGTATAGTTCGCCTGGTCAATGCGGTCTTTTATGCCCACCATGGCATTACGCAAGAAGAGCATCGGATTGGTGGGCGTTATGAGGTAGATGTGGCCATGGAGCTTAATGTAGAAGCGGCTGCTCAAACAGACGACCTGTCCCAAACCGTTGATTATGAGGGCGTCTATCGATTGGTACATGCACTGGTAACGGGGAATAAGTTTTACCTCATTGAACGTTTGGCCTACCAGATTGCCCAGCATATTCTGGAGGCCTATCCAATAGTTGAAGCAATTGCGGTTACCGTACGTAAACCCAATCCCCCGGTTGGTGGAGCCTGTGACCAAGCGGAAGTGGTCTACATGTCCCGACGCTAA
- a CDS encoding HDOD domain-containing protein, with protein sequence MELDTQRALDVAQTEEILRGVLIPPRPALLVEVLEEQNRPEPNLERIARLVSEDVALAASTLKLVNSPLFGLSRPVVDIGHAVRLLGMRNIVSLVTALLLHQAFRGSKGTLMEWFWRRAEWMAHAATLVARASRALAQEEAYTLGLFCDCGMPLLLRRFPEYAGVYEAAEREADARPLIEVERERLRTDHAAAGFLLARAWKLPAEFCQAILRHHDPIDYYQAEAADVTVKYLAVLMAAQHLVRQMLHQPPAAEWLAVGTSVQHFLGLSEEALVWLLQELKKLRPA encoded by the coding sequence ATGGAACTGGATACGCAGCGTGCTTTGGATGTCGCGCAGACCGAGGAGATTTTGCGTGGTGTACTGATTCCACCGCGCCCTGCGCTATTGGTTGAAGTGCTGGAAGAGCAGAATCGACCAGAGCCGAACCTGGAGCGTATTGCCCGGCTTGTAAGTGAGGACGTTGCACTGGCAGCTAGCACGCTTAAGCTGGTAAACTCTCCGCTATTTGGTTTATCACGGCCTGTGGTGGATATCGGCCACGCTGTGCGTCTGTTAGGAATGCGGAATATCGTCAGCTTGGTTACCGCTTTGCTTTTGCATCAGGCTTTCCGCGGCTCCAAAGGGACGCTGATGGAGTGGTTCTGGCGCCGGGCTGAGTGGATGGCGCACGCCGCAACACTGGTAGCCCGTGCAAGCCGGGCCCTGGCTCAAGAAGAGGCCTATACGCTGGGGCTTTTCTGCGACTGTGGCATGCCGCTGCTTTTACGCCGCTTTCCGGAGTATGCGGGGGTCTACGAAGCAGCAGAGCGCGAAGCCGACGCGCGCCCATTAATTGAGGTGGAGCGTGAGCGCTTGCGTACGGACCACGCTGCTGCAGGTTTTTTGCTTGCCCGTGCTTGGAAACTGCCTGCCGAGTTCTGCCAAGCTATTTTGCGACATCATGATCCGATCGATTACTACCAGGCCGAGGCTGCTGACGTTACGGTTAAATACCTGGCCGTCTTGATGGCAGCCCAGCATCTGGTGCGCCAGATGCTGCACCAACCTCCTGCAGCTGAGTGGCTAGCTGTGGGCACTTCAGTGCAGCACTTTCTGGGGCTATCGGAAGAAGCACTGGTTTGGCTGCTACAAGAGCTCAAAAAGCTGCGCCCAGCCTAA
- a CDS encoding HU family DNA-binding protein — translation MAAPALEDVAQALAELVQEALMRGESVYVPGIGTFSVEHHGSTTEQLPDGRLVLHPPRDVVCFTPEATSAEPEASH, via the coding sequence ATGGCCGCTCCTGCTTTAGAGGATGTGGCGCAAGCCTTAGCCGAACTGGTACAAGAAGCTCTGATGCGAGGGGAATCGGTATATGTGCCAGGAATAGGCACTTTTTCCGTCGAACATCATGGCAGTACTACCGAGCAGTTACCCGACGGACGCCTTGTGCTACACCCGCCGCGTGACGTGGTCTGTTTTACCCCAGAAGCCACGTCAGCCGAACCTGAAGCGTCCCACTAA